The sequence AATTCTTATATCCCTTATTACAAGGTTATGATTCAGTCGCCATGAAGGCAGATGTGGAATTGGGTGGTACAGATCAAAAATTTAATTTGTTAATGGGCCGTGAACTTCAAAAACATTTTGGTCAACCCTCGCAAACAGTCATGACGATGCCACTACTGGAAGGCCTCGATGGAGTGCAAAAAATGTCCAAATCACTTGGGAACTACATCGGCATCGATGAGTCTCCTGACGATATTTTTGGCAAGCTGATGTCTATCTCTGATGATCTGATGTGGCGATATTACGAACTGCTAAGTTTTTCTCCAATTACTAATATAAGTGCTTGGCGAAAACAAATTTCAGAAGGAGCAAACCCAAAAGACTTTAAAGTAAAGCTGGCTATGGAGATCGTTGAACGTTTTCATTCCAAAGAGGCAGCGCTAGCCGCAGAACAAAACTTCATCGCACGATTTCAGCGCCATGAGATTCCAGAAGATTTACCGACGATTACATTAACTGCACCTGATGGACAACTTTATATTGCGCATCTTTTAAAACAGGCCAATTTGGTTTCTAGCACCTCTGAAGCAATGCGTATGATTGATCAAGGCGCCGTGCGTATAGATGGAGAAAAAGTGTCTGATGGTCAGCTTCAAGTGAAAGCGGGCACTGCCCATGTTTATCAGGTGGGTAAAAGACGCTTCGCCAAGGTCTTAATACAGTAGAGTCTTTGCGGCATCATTTAGCGGAAATTTGCTCATTACCCAAACCGGGAATGCTTTGTCATTTCTAGCAGACAAGCTCTTTTGCTTTTATTGCCATCCCGGTAGCTAACGATTATAGTAAGCCCTTTGCTGTCACAAGGATGACTCCCATGACAAGAATAATAAATAAGACAAAGTTGTCAGCAGTTCTTTTATTTGGCTGTGTTTTATTTTCACTAAAATGTTATGCGGATGAGGCGGCCGCTTGTTCAGTTCCGGGAACGTGCGCGCCTTGCGGTTATATTTCCGCCAATGCTGCTGGCATTCCTTCTTATGATCCCGGAATAAATCCCTTAACTAACTATGTCGCTTCTGCTGAGACCATTCGATGCCGCGGTTATTTTGCGGGTCCTTATTTGGGGGCTGCTTATGGTTTGGGTAACATTAATTATCATTTAAAAGTCGGAGGCGTTTCGCCTTTTGGTATGGATAATGATGCGCGTAGCTATTTGGTCACCATATTTAACGGTGGTTACAATTTTGTTTTTGATTATTTCTTCTTAGGGGGAGAGGTTGGTTATAATTACCGCTCCCGCGTTAATCCCATCAGTTACCTAGATCCCTTTGATTCACTGGTTACACAAGGTGTGGGTCCTGTGGCTGAGTCTGTGTCCAGTTTTCCTTGCAAAATAAGGCTGGACATTAATTCTCAACATGCTGTTTCCGCTGATCTCCTTCCAGGTTTTGTTTTCTCACGTTTTGTTGCGTACTTGCGATTGGGTGTGGAACAGACGCAATATTCATGGAATAGACGCGTCTGCTTTCCCTTGGTTACATTGGATGATGTGGGCCCCGATCTGTCCACTCAGGTGCTAGGAATGGATTTTGCCGAGTTTAGAAAAAAGACTGGCACTGGATACCGTCTTGGTGCGGGATTCGGAGTGGCAGCTGGGCTGCATGTTAGTTTCCATCTTAATTATATACATACCTTTGGTAACAAAATGACTTTTACACCGGATGTTTCAGCAATCGCTGCAAACCTCCCGATTGCGGTTATTTCCGAAGTTTTTGCATCCACTGCTTCATTGACGCAGTTGGCGGCTGACAATGTGATAGAGCCTCAAAGAGATGAGGTAAATTTTGGTGTTAAGTTTAGATTTTGATTGCCATTTAAAAGGAGAGCCGTATGAAATTAACATCAAGGGGAATAGCTTTATTCGCTTTATCCCTGTATGTGTTTTCAGCGGAGGCAATTGCTGAGGCAGAATGCTCTTCAGGGGGTGGCTGCGCCGCTTGTGGTGAGTTCATAACTAACTTGCCTATGCCCTCAGCTGATAATTGCGGTGTGCAGCCCCTGCAAAACTATGTGGCTACTTATGAGAACTGTTTACGAAGTGGCTGGAATGGAATATACCTCGGAACGGGATTTGGGTATGGTACAACCAACTACAATTTAAAAATTCCCGGAATCATTCTCCAGAAAAAATCGAATTCCTATATTACTGAATATGTCAGCCTAGGCTATGCGCATTCATCATCGCGATTTTTTATAGCAGGAGAGCTGGGCTACTATTACCAGTCTCTTACTAGCCCTCTCTTTTATGATGATCCGAGTGTGGTGGTTTTTACAACTACCGGTCCCCCTGAGGTCACAAACACTATTACTCCCTGTCATGTTAGGCTGGATATTAATTCCCAGAATCACTTTGCCCTTGATCTAATGCCAGGCTTTGTGGCGACCTCAAGAATAACTATTTTTTCTCGTTTGGGATTTGAATATACAAACTATTCATGGGTGCGACGATTTTGCTTTCCTGAGGCGCTAATTATAACGGACGCGGGCGTTCCAATAGATATTATTGGGGGCGACATATTTCCGGAAGACTTAGATAGCTACAGTATTGGTGATAAGAAGGGGGATTCAGTGGTGGATTTACGGCTAGGCGCCGGAATCTCCTTTGCCGCTGGGCCCCACCTCAGTTTTAATGTGAACTATGTACATATTTTCGGAAGCAAGGCTAGTTTTACCCCCAATGCAGAGTTGATCACAGATAATGTTCCAGTGGTGCTCGATGAAGCCACCGGTCTGCCTATACCCGGAACCCTAACTAGCGGGTTGTCTACCTTATTAGCCCAGAACTCCATCGACCCAAGTCGAAATGAGATACTTTTTGGTGCAACATTTTCATTTTAGTCGGCTGGATATTTCATATATATGAGCTATTATTAATTAATAGTGATTGTCCTAAACCTACTTAAACCGCTCTTTTTTTATCGAAAACAGGTAAATTCCGGCGCGTTTGCGCTATAATTAATAGTGTTTTCCCTCGTCTTCAAAGTTTTTTGAATTATTTAAAAAAAGTTGAGAAAAAGGTGTTGACATTCGGGGCCAAGTCGTTAGAATTGCGCTCCTGTCTTGATGACAAATCAAACAAAAGCTCTTTAAAAATCTAGTTAATAAGCAATTTGTGTGGGCACTTGCACGATTGATAAAATCACTAAATTAGTATTTTAGTATTTATTGTCGATGCAATGCCAATAAGATTCTTTGAGTCAGTAATTGTAATTGTATCGAGCAGAATTGGCAGCGTAAGCTGCCTACAGAATCAACTGAAGAGTTTGATCCTGGCTCAGATTGAACGCTGGCGGTATGCTTAACACATGCAAGTCGAACGGCAGCACGGGAAAGCTTGCTTTCCTGGTGGCGAGTGGCGGACGGGTGAGTAATACGTAGGAATCTGCCCTAAAGTGGGGGATAACCCGAGGAAACTCGGGCTAATACCGCATAATCTCTTCGGAGTAAAGCTGGGGACCTTCGGGCCTAGCGCTTTAGGATGAGCCTACGTCGGATTAGCTAGTTGGTAGGGTAAAGGCCTACCAAGGCGACGATCCGTAGCTGGTCTGAGAGGATGATCAGCCACACTGGGACTGAGACACGGCCCAGACTCCTACGGGAGGCAGCAGTGGGGAATATTGGACAATGGGCGAAAGCCTGATCCAGCAATACCGCGTGTGTGAAGAAGGCCTTCGGGTTGTAAAGCACTTTTAGTGAGGAGGAAAGACTTAGGGCTAATACCCCTAAGAGTTGACGTTACTCACAGAAAAAGCACCGGCAAACTCTGTGCCAGCAGCCGCGGTAATACAGAGGGTGCAAGCGTTAATCGGAATTACTGGGCGTAAAGCGCACGTAGGCGGACACTTAAGTCGAGTGTGAAATCCCCGGGCTCAACCTGGGAACTGCATTCGATACTGAGTGTCTAGAGTATGGTAGAGGAAAGTGGAATTCCCGGTGTAGCGGTGAAATGCGTAGATATCGGGAGGAACACCAGTGGCGAAGGCGGCTTTCTGGATCAATACTGACGCTGAGGTGCGAAAGCGTGGGGAGCAAACAGGATTAGAGACCCTGGTAGTCCACGCTGTAAACGATGAGAACTAGGCGTTGGGAGGTTTTACCTTCTAGTGCCGAAGCTAACGCGTTAAGTTCTCCGCCTGGGGAGTACGGCCGCAAGGCTAAAACTCAAAGGAATTGACGGGGGCCCGCACAAGCGGTGGAGCATGTGGTTTAATTCGATGCAACGCGAAGAACCTTACCTCCCCTTGACATCCCAGGAATCCTTCAGAGATGAGGGAGTGCCTTCGGGAACCTGGAGACAGGTGCTGCATGGCTGTCGTCAGCTCGTGTCGTGAGATGTTGGGTTAAGTCCCGTAACGAGCGCAACCCTTGTCCTTAGTTGCCATCAGTTCGGCTGGGCACTCTAAGGAGACTGCCGGTGATAAACCGGAGGAAGGTGGGGACGACGTCAAGTCATCATGGCCCTTACGGGGAGGGCTACACACGTGCTACAATGGGCAGTACAAAGGGTCGCAAAGCCGTGAGGTGGAGCTAATCTCAAAAAACTGCCCGTAGTTCGGATTGGAGTCTGCAACTCGACTCCATGAAGTCGGAATCGCTAGTAATCGCGAATCAGAATGTCGCGGTGAATACGTTCCCGGGCCTTGTACACACCGCCCGTCACACCATGGGAGTGAACTGTACCAGAAGCGAGTAGGCTAACCTTCGGGAGGCCGCTCACCACGGTATGGTCCATGACTGGGGTGAAGTCGTAACAAGGTAGCCGTAGGGGAACCTGCGGCTGGATCACCTCCTTACATTTTGTGATTCAAAAGTGTAAGTGTTCACACAAATTGCTTTTTAAGGGTCTGTAGCTCAGTTGGTTAGAGCGCACCCCTGATAAGGGTGAGGTCGGTGGTTCAAATCCACCCAGACCCACCACTTATATATTAGCCATTGCTTAAAAATGGAAATCAGCATGGGGTGCGCAAAAGCTTTATTGTGCTCTTGCATCTGGTACTACGGTCTAGTTTATTGAGGGGCCATAGCTCAGCTGGGAGAGCACCTGCCTTGCAAGCAGGGGGTCGGCGGTTCGATTCCGCCTGGCTCCACCAAGCAACAGACCATGGAAGATATAATTGAACGCAAGATATACTTGCTTTGAATTCTATCTTCTGATAGAAACATGTTTCGCATTTAGTGCGAAACAGCTCTTTAAAAATTTGGTGAATTAATGAATAAAGGCGCTGAAACAAATTTATTTTGTTTGAGTATGTACTTAAAGTTCGGCGAGAAATATAGATTCAAACGCTAAGGTTAATTAGTGTGAACTTTCAGCTTCGCGCTCAATTTTATTGGGCTCAAAGATGGACGTTCGCGTCTAGTAACTTAGCAAAATCATTTGGGTTTATATGGTCAAGTGAATAAGCGCATA comes from Gammaproteobacteria bacterium and encodes:
- a CDS encoding tyrosine--tRNA ligase is translated as MGTVTESIEYLKRGVVEILLEADFEARLKINRPLRVKAGFDPTAPDLHLGHTVLINKLRQFQELGHEVLFLIGDFTGMIGDPSGKNATRPPLSKEQVIENAKTYQRQIFKILDPEKTVVMFNSAWMEQLNASDIIRLAATHTVARMLERDDFQKRYSGGQPIAIHEFLYPLLQGYDSVAMKADVELGGTDQKFNLLMGRELQKHFGQPSQTVMTMPLLEGLDGVQKMSKSLGNYIGIDESPDDIFGKLMSISDDLMWRYYELLSFSPITNISAWRKQISEGANPKDFKVKLAMEIVERFHSKEAALAAEQNFIARFQRHEIPEDLPTITLTAPDGQLYIAHLLKQANLVSSTSEAMRMIDQGAVRIDGEKVSDGQLQVKAGTAHVYQVGKRRFAKVLIQ